The Mauremys mutica isolate MM-2020 ecotype Southern chromosome 1, ASM2049712v1, whole genome shotgun sequence genome has a segment encoding these proteins:
- the NDUFA5 gene encoding NADH dehydrogenase [ubiquinone] 1 alpha subcomplex subunit 5, protein MAGALKKTTGLVGLAVSENPHEHLRILYTKILTALQKIPKDAAYRKYTEQIVNERLNMVKTEPNVQKLEDKMKSGQIEEVIIQAESELFLARKMAQWKPWEPLVEEPPTDQWRWPI, encoded by the exons ATGGCCGGGGCGCTGAAGAAG ACCACTGGGCTCGTGGGACTAGCTGTATCTGAGAATCCTCACGAG CACCTGAGAATACTGTATACAAAAATCCTCACTGCTCTGCAGAAGATCCCCAAAGATGCAGCATATAGGAAATACACTGAACAGATTGTAAATGAGCGGCTTAACATGGTAAAAACA GAACCTAATGTGCAAAAACTAGAAGACAAAATGAAAAGTGGTCAGATAGAAGAAGTGATAATACAG GCTGAAAGTGAGCTCTTTCTGGCAAGAAAAATGGCACAGTGGAAACCATGGGAGCCTTTAGTTGAAGAACCTCCTACTGACCAATGGCGATGGCCAATATAA